Proteins found in one Phocoena sinus isolate mPhoSin1 chromosome 5, mPhoSin1.pri, whole genome shotgun sequence genomic segment:
- the COMMD8 gene encoding COMM domain-containing protein 8 isoform X3, translated as MEPEEGVPLWRLQKLPAELGLQLLHKIIDGICGRTYPLYQDYHSVWDSTEWVHVLEDITNFFKAVVGKNLSDEEISQHLDQLNSSHQEAIMKCLKSRKDEIRQALLEEIVDISSSQLQDFDWQLKLALSSDKIATLQMPLLNLHLDVKENGEVKPYSVEMSKEELQNLINSLEAANKVVLQLK; from the exons ATGGAGCCGGAAGAGGGGGTTCCCTTGTGGCGGCTGCAGAAGCTTCCTGCCGAGCTGGGCCTGCAG ctTCTTCATAAAATAATTGATGGCATTTGTGGCCGAACTTATCCTCTCTACCAGGATTATCACAGTGTTTGGGATTCAACAGAATGGGTGCATGTTCTAGAAGACATTACCAACTTTTTCAAAGCTGTAGTTGGTAAAAATTTATCTGATGAAGAG atatCTCAGCATTTGGATCAGTTGAATTCATCTCATCAAGAAGCTATCATGAAATGCTTAAAAAGTAGGAAAGATGAAATCAGGCAGGCTCTGTTGGAAGAGATAGTTGATATTTCCTCTTCACAGCTACAGGATTTTGATTGGCAGTTAAAG CTTGCACTTTCTAGTGACAAGATTGCTACACTACAAATGCCACTTTTAAACCTTCATCTAGATGTGAAAGAAAATGGTGAAGTCAAGCCGTATTCTGTTGAAATGAGTAAAGAAGAGCTGCAGAATCTAATAAATTCCTTGGAAGCAGCTAATAAg GTGGTCCTGCAGTTGAAATAA